One Leopardus geoffroyi isolate Oge1 chromosome C1, O.geoffroyi_Oge1_pat1.0, whole genome shotgun sequence DNA segment encodes these proteins:
- the SLC16A4 gene encoding LOW QUALITY PROTEIN: monocarboxylate transporter 5 (The sequence of the model RefSeq protein was modified relative to this genomic sequence to represent the inferred CDS: inserted 1 base in 1 codon), producing the protein MRRRAGKARPYTKALDGGWGWMVVFHFFLVNVFVMGITKTFAIFFVVFQEEFGSSSRQTGWIGSIMSSISYSAGPLAAMICDIIGEKTASILGALLVTGGYLISSWATGIPFLCVTMGLLPGLGAAFLYQTAAVVTTKYFKKRLALSTAIARSGMGLTFLLAPFTKVLIDLYDWTGALILLGALALNLVPSSMLLRPIHIASENNSDVKNRGSRLSTSNPGAVCETETSSCNETQEVTTIRDSAMQKAGQPGPSLIVSQNKSKEFNNGPDGNSVFLVTNEDSYEKEAISRSCKQNFFDISLFKNPFFYIFTWSFLLSQLAYFIPTFHLVARAKTLGIDFMDATFLVSVAGITETVSQIVAGWVADQDWIKKYHYHKSYLILCGFTNLLAPLATTFPLLMTYAIFFAVFAGGYLAMVLPVLVDLSGSSRIHSFLGLAAFFAGMAILSGPPIAGWLYDYTQTYTGSFYFSXHMLSPLFGLLFLCTLG; encoded by the exons ATGCGGCGGAGGGCAGGGAAGGCCCGGCCTTACACTAAAGCCCTGGATGGAGGTTGGGGATGGATGGttgtatttcatttcttcctg GTAAATGTGTTTGTGATGGGAATTACCAAGACGTTTGcaattttctttgtggttttccaAGAAGAATTTGGAAGCAGCTCAAGGCAAACTGGCTGGATTGGATCCATCATGTCATCAATTAGTTATTCTGCAG GACCTCTGGCTGCCATGATTTGTGACATAATCGGAGAGAAGACTGCCTCCATTCTTGGGGCTCTCCTTGTTACTGGTGGATATCTGATCAGCAGCTGGGCCACTGGCATTCCCTTTCTTTGTGTGACTATGGGACTTTTACCTG gtttggGTGCTGCTTTCTTGTACCAAACAGCTGCTGTGGTAACTACCAAATACTTCAAAAAACGACTGGCTCTTTCTACAGCTATTGCCCGTTCTGGGATGGGACTCACATTTCTCTTAGCACCTTTTACAAAAGTCCTGATAGATCTGTATGACTGGACAG GTGCCCTTATACTACTTGGAGCACTTGCACTGAATTTGGTGCCTTCCAGTATGCTCTTAAGACCCATCCATATTGCAAGCGAGAACAATTCTGATGTTAAAAATAGAGGTAGCCGCTTGTCTACAAGTAACCCAGGGGCAGTGTGTGAGACAGAAACGTCATCCTGCAATGAGACACAAGAGGTCACCACCATCAGGGACAGTGCTATGCAGAAGGCTGGACAACCTGGTCCAAGTTTAATAGTgtcacaaaataaaagcaaagagttCAACAATGGGCCTGATGGAAACAGTGTGTTCCTAGTAACTAATGAAGACAGTTATGAGAAAGAGGCTATTTCACGGAGCTGTAAGCAAAACTTCTTCgacatttccctttttaaaaatcccttcttCTACATATTTACCTGGTCTTTCCTCCTCAGTCAGTTGGCATATTTCATCCCTACTTTTCACCTGGTAGCCAGAGCCAAAACACTGGGGATTGACTTCATGGATGCCACCTTCCTCGTTTCGGTAGCTG GCATCACTGAGACAGTCAGTCAAATAGTCGCCGGATGGGTTGCTGATCAAGACTGGATCAAGAAGTATCATTACCACAAGTCTTACCTCATCCTCTGCGGTTTCACTAACCTGCTTGCTCCTCTGGCCACCACATTTCCACTACTTATGACCTATGCCATCTTCTTTGCCGTTTTTGCTGGTGGTTACCTGGCAATGGTACTTCCTGTACTG GTTGATCTGTCTGGGAGTTCTAGAATACACAGTTTCCTGGGACTTGCCGCTTTCTTTGCTGGGATGGCTATCCTTTCTGGACCACCTATAGCAG
- the LAMTOR5 gene encoding ragulator complex protein LAMTOR5 yields the protein MEATLEQHLEDTMKNPSIVGVLCTDSQGLNLGCRGTLSDEHAGVISVLAQQAAKLTSDPTDIPVVCLESDNGNIMIQKHDSITVAVHKMAS from the exons ATGGAGGCGACTTTGGAGCAGCACTTGGAGGACAC AATGAAGAATCCATCCATTGTTGGAGTCCTGTGCACAGATTCACAAGGACTTAACCTGGGCT GCCGTGGGACCCTGTCAGATGAGCACGCTGGGGTGATATCTGTTCTAGCCCAGCAAGCAGCCAAGCTAACCTCAGACCCCACTGATATTCCTGTGGTGTGTCTAGAGTCAGATAATGG GAACATTATGATCCAGAAACATGACAGCATCACGGTGGCAGTGCACAAGATGGCCTCGTGA